Proteins encoded within one genomic window of Bacillus sp. F19:
- a CDS encoding tripartite tricarboxylate transporter substrate binding protein gives MFGLKKVSMIMCTGALALSLGACSSGEKAASGSTGTGYPSKALTVVAPSGAGGGWDLTARSFVKVLSETKLVDQPLTVENKPGGGGAVFMAEYATQDVQNNERLFVNSPPVIINNLKKEGNSPYGYKNTTPLAQLTKDYGAIVVKEDSKYKDLQSLLEDVKKDPGKLTFAGGSAPGSMDHLISILPAYADGVDPTKLKYVSYDGGGEAITALLGNNADVIGTDVSSVKEFLKAGKVRVLATTASERLQGDLKDLPTAKEQGIDAEFTIWRGVFGPEKMSDEAYKYWEKTIKNLVESEEWKKEVETQGWEMEYKNGEDFKTFLGEQEKQVQTLLKAVGMAK, from the coding sequence ATGTTCGGATTAAAAAAAGTATCCATGATTATGTGTACAGGGGCTCTTGCTTTAAGCTTAGGTGCTTGCAGCAGCGGAGAGAAAGCTGCTTCGGGCAGTACAGGTACAGGCTATCCATCAAAGGCTTTAACGGTTGTCGCTCCATCAGGTGCCGGTGGAGGCTGGGATTTAACGGCGAGGTCGTTCGTGAAGGTGTTAAGTGAAACCAAGCTTGTAGACCAGCCGCTCACCGTAGAAAACAAACCAGGCGGAGGCGGAGCGGTATTCATGGCTGAATATGCCACACAGGATGTGCAAAATAATGAGCGGTTATTTGTCAATTCGCCGCCTGTTATTATCAATAACCTGAAAAAAGAAGGAAACAGTCCATACGGATATAAAAATACAACCCCTCTTGCTCAATTGACGAAGGATTATGGGGCAATTGTTGTTAAAGAAGATTCAAAATACAAGGATCTGCAATCCTTATTGGAGGATGTGAAAAAAGATCCGGGTAAGCTTACGTTTGCCGGCGGATCAGCTCCAGGTTCTATGGATCATCTGATTTCAATTCTTCCAGCTTATGCAGATGGAGTGGATCCGACAAAGTTAAAATATGTTTCCTATGATGGGGGCGGAGAGGCGATTACAGCTCTTCTAGGGAACAATGCTGATGTAATAGGAACTGATGTATCAAGCGTCAAGGAGTTCTTAAAGGCAGGCAAGGTAAGAGTGCTGGCTACAACTGCATCCGAACGACTTCAAGGCGACCTTAAGGATCTTCCAACTGCGAAAGAGCAAGGAATTGACGCAGAATTCACCATTTGGCGGGGAGTTTTTGGTCCAGAGAAAATGTCTGATGAAGCTTATAAATATTGGGAGAAAACAATTAAAAATTTAGTAGAGTCTGAAGAATGGAAAAAGGAAGTCGAAACACAGGGATGGGAAATGGAATATAAGAATGGCGAGGACTTTAAAACATTTTTAGGAGAGCAGGAAAAACAAGTGCAAACCCTGCTTAAGGCTGTTGGAATGGCGAAATAA